One bacterium genomic window, TCTTCGCCTTGGTGAGCCGTTACCTCACCAACTAGCTGATAGGCCGTAGGCCTCTCCTATGGCGATAGCTTGCACGCAGAGGCCATCTTTGGTCCCGAAAACTTATGTTTTCAGGATATCATCTGGTATTAGCCCCGCTTTCGCGAGGTTATCCCAGTCCATAGGGCAAGTTACCTACGTGTTACTCACCCGTTCGCCGCTTTACTCATCCCCTTGCGGAGACTTTCTCGCTCGACTTGCATGTGTTAGGCACGCCGCCAGCGTTAGTCCTGAGCCAGGATCAAACTCTCCAAGATAAATTGGACTGCAACGTTATCGTTGCAGAATAAGTTTGTCTCTCGCTCAAATAAACTGAACAAATTAACTTTGTTCTACTCAAACTGAATCAACGTTTGGGACCGTATATTTTCCATCCTATTTAGTTTTCAAAGACCAACCGGATTAAACAAACTTATCCGATTAAAGTTTAGCTCATTTAGTGAGCCGAGTTAAATATTATATCACAATATTATAATTTGTCAAGAGGGAAAATAAGAAAATAACAACTTTTTTTGAAATTATTTTTGGCAGGTTACAGCCTGACGCTTTGTAGTATTTCCCTATGTATATTCTTACTAAAAATTATAATCTAATTCAGTCTTCTGTGTCAAGTGTTTTTTTGATTTTTGATTATTATATTGAGTGATATTTTAGAAAAAGAATTAGCTTTTTTCAGGTTGTCCTGTCGTCATATATTAGTATTGAATTTTACGCAATTAGCGTTATTTTCAAGTTAAGGTACAATAAGAACCATTTCTACTAGGAAACGAGATTCTGACAATTTATCAAAATTCGTTACTTGAATTTGTCTTCTGTGAAAAACAATTCGACGTTGTTATAAATATAAATATTTAATCAACATGGAAAGATTCAAATTTGAATTTAGCTAATTCAGAACCGAATTCAACATATTGATGTCACTGACGGTAGATTGTCTATCTCTGTCACCTTAAATTTTTCACCACAGGAGCAAAGTTCAAGGTCAATCAGGTATAATGATGGACTTAAACCCGAATTGATCTGATCAATTCGGGTTCCTCTCTAGATTTACAATTGTAAAAAATACAATGAACTTAAAAAATATAATCTGGTAGCTTATATTTGAAAATGACTGTAGTTGAAAAAATAACAACAATATAATCTTTCTTTGATTTTCAATAAGTAGTCGTATTAATAAAAAATATTTTATAATTATATAATTATTAATTTTCAATCTTTTCTATGATTTGGCGTAAAATTTCTATCCAAATTATTCATATTATCTTCATAATAATCCTAGGCATCAGTTCATTTATTTGGGCTATTAAAGCTGGAGAACGTGGTTTTTTCCCCTTTGACCAATCGATAGTTTTCGATGGCGGATATCGAATTCTTTCCGGTCAAATTCCGTTTAAAGATTTTATTCTTCCCTTTGGACCTACTACCCTATGGATTCAAGCGATATTTTTTAAATTATTTGGTATTAACTATTTTTCATATATTTTAAACGCTGCGGTTATCAATGTTTTAGCTACACTAGGAAGTATATTGATATTATATTTTCTTTTCCCAAAGCAAAAATATCTTGCCTATCTATGCGGTATAATCACCTTGTTTTGGTTTCAACCGCCATTCGGTACTCCTTGGTTTGAACAAACCGCATTTTTCTTTGCTATATTATCAATTATAACCTTATTAGGTTCTATGTTATATAACAGATGGCGAAAGGAATATTCCTCTTGGGGGATGTTTATTTCCGGAGTAAGCGCATTTCTTTCGTTTCTAAGCAAACAAAACGTTGGATTGTCTATGTTTTCTGTGTATTTGTTATTTCTGTTGTTTCCCTTAAAGATTGGTTGGAAACAGAAAATTAAGCATACTCTGTTTTTTTTAACAGGTGTACTATGCGGTATAGTAATATTTACTTTCTGGTTATGGCGATATGCTGATATATCGATTTTTATGAATTACTTTTTTATTATTCCATTGAGACTCGGTATCTCACGCTTGGGGAACTTCAAAACAGACTTTTTCCCGCCATTTGATTTCGCGCCGAAAGAACATACTTTTATTTCGCTTATTACATTTAGTAGTGCCACTTATATCATTTCACTACATTGGTATAACTTACATCGAGGAAAAAAATATTTTACGAGAGAAATATATGCAGGTTTACTTGGAATCGGATTACTAATCGCACAATATTTATTTACTCATACGACTAATAACCAACCGGAAAATGGCGCTCCCTTTATTGGGATAATCGCAGCTATTGGTATTGGATTATGGTTACGAATATCATCCTCCTTACAATTTCGGAATATTCTACCACAAGAATTTAAACGAACCGGAGTTACTATTAGTATAAAACTAATTCTAGGATTAATCCTATTGTGGCTGGTAATTCAAGGTATATCTGTTGGATTAAACCGCAATGTACATGATGTATTCACTAATTCAAAATTTCCACATTATTGCGTTGAAGATAAATTATCCATACTACGTTGGGGAAATCCTACCCATATCTATGGCAGACTGTTAAAAGAAGAGGATTTTGTATATCTGCTTAATTATCTCAAACAGCAGAATAAATCAGTATTTATCTTTCCGGATTATACAATAATTTATGGATTACTGAATCTACCATCTCCACAACCCGTATTATGGTTTCATAAAGATTTGACCTATTCCTTATCATTGAAACACAATGAGTTAGACAACTGGATAGTTAATGATTTGAAGAAAAATGGCGTAGAATTAGTCGTTTTAGAAGATATATCTTGGCTAGGAACAAACTCTCGATTAGATGATTTTCCGTATTTAAAACAATACATAATAGCTAATTTTAAGTTAAGCAATCAAATTGGGATGTTTTATATTTTTCATAAAAAGGTATAACTCTAAACATCAGCCATAAATTTTAAAAGTGCGTATATTAAATCACGAACAAAGACTACCTCGTTCGTTCCTTTTAGACCGAATCTATATGTTCAAGGTAAAAATCTGATATACTCGTTTAATAGAAACTATTGGTTAAATCCCGCTCGACCAACACCATACTTCTGGGTACGATAAATATCACCATTACTAACCGTTCCATTTGATGGGTCGTAATATTGATTTTCTGCTGTTTCCGAATCCCGATCCGGACCAAGTGACCATAACCGCCACATTCCATCACCTTCGGTCCCTTGTGGATAGGTAACCGTAGCGTTTCCTCCACGCGTCGCCCAATTTACATACCGATATCGTTCACCAATTCGTTCAGTTGAACCACCAGGATTTCTCAACACAGCAAAAGGATCATAGAGTTTATTACTTGTAATATATGTAATCGGTGTACTTATGGCATTCGGCAAATAGAATGGCCATGCTGGAGGCCAACCTAAAAAATCTAGCGGATAAAATGTATTATCTACATAATACGATTCAAGTGCCGTAGCAATTGTTTGGTGCTCTTTTTTAACTTGAGATACTTTTGCTCGAGTCTGTGCGGCGAGAAAGTTCGGTATCGCTATCGCAGCGAGAATCGCAATTATCGCTACCACAATCAGCAACTCAATTAACGTAAACCCAAAATTCTTTTTGTTAAGTTTCATTTTAATTCACCCCCTATACTTTTAAAAATAATTTGTTTTAGATATGTAGGTTCTGTATGGAAAGATTAAAATCCATTGGACGGATAAATTAGTAAAAAAAAAGGAACGAATACAAAAGTATTCGTTCCTTTATCAACCTTTGAAAAAATTTTATTCCACACCCATGTCTGTTAGTGAACCGTATTCCGTTCTATGGTCAGCTTCTTTCTGCGAACGAATCACATCACCCCAACTCATCGTGCCATTGGTTGGATCGTATAGAAGCGCATTAGCATCCCAAACATATTGCGGCGGAATAGTCACGCCTTTATAGATCAACCCTGCATAAGGACCTGCGGTGCCATCCGGTCCGCAAGAAGATAACCGCCATTTACCATAATTCCACCGACCTTTTTTAGCCGACTCTCGACCAACCAAATCTGGCCAGTTAGCTCCGTATCGGTTATCATAGTGCCCATTTACTTCACAATCATAATTGATATACCGATAACGGTCCCCAGGATACATCCCACCATAAATTCCAATCGGTCGCATTAAATCTCGAAGCTTACCACTGGCAATATACGCTACCGGCGTACTGATACAATCCGGAACATACCATGGCCAACCACCACTGTGTAATATCAAATCATCCGGATATGCCGTGTTATCTACATAATACGCTTCCAACGCCGTGGCTAACGATTTCATCTCACCTTTCGCTCGGGTTACCTTTGCTCGAGTCTGTGCGGCGAGAAAGTTCGGTATCGCTATCGCAGCGAGAATCGCAATAATCGCTACCACAATCAATAACTCAATTAACGTAAATCCAAAATTCTTTTTACTCATTTATAACTTTCACCTCCTTTACTAGAAAATCAAAAACAATAAAAATGTAATTACATTTTTACACTATATAAAATAACACAAAGTAAAGAATATCGTCAACAAAAAGTTACATAATTATTGAGATTTATATACCAGTTTATTATTTATTCTGATAACTATTAATATTAATTGACAAAAAAGCTGAATTCTAGCTATAATCTATACATAAATTATATATCATCATAAGTATATAGTGATAAGGATAAAAGAGAGAATAGGGGGTGGACTATGGATGCCAGAAGTTAAAGTGATGGACAATGAAACTATCGATAAAGCATTGCGTCGGTTCAAAAAAGAATGCGAAAAACAGGGGTTAATGCAAGAACTTAAAAAACGCGAATACTACGATAAACCTAGCATTCGTAAAAAGAAGAAACAAATCGCTGCGTTACGGAAAAAACAGAAACGACACTATTCGAGTCGGTTTGAAGCTTAGAATATATAAACATTTTAAATTTACATAGGTTAGGTCATTCCGCACCGCATATTAGGACTGGACAATTTTACTATCCATGAAACAACAATAGTCTTATCTTATCGAACTTATCCAAATACACTGTGTGGGATGACCTAACTCTTTTTATGGTATGCCACTGAATTTAGTCCAATATATTCGTGATTTACCGGATTGGCCGAAACCCGGAATTATTTTTCGCGATATTACTCCTTTATTAAAAGATAAAACTGCATTTGCTGCAGCAATTAACTGGATAAGTGAACCGTATTTACACCAACCGGTAGATTTAATTGTCGGCATCGAATCCCGTGGATTTATTTTAGCGAGCGGAGTTGCGTATCGTCTCGGGGTTGGCTTCGTTCCAGCTCGTAAACCTGGTAAACTCCCTTGGAAAACGGTTACCGCATCATATCAATTAGAATATGGAACTGATAGTTTGCAAATTCATCAAGATGCAATCGAACCGAAACAGAAAGTGGTCATCATAGATGATGTTCTAGCGACTGGCGGAACATTAAGCGCAACTATTGAACTAGTTAATAAGTTGCAA contains:
- a CDS encoding type II secretion system protein GspG, with amino-acid sequence MSKKNFGFTLIELLIVVAIIAILAAIAIPNFLAAQTRAKVTRAKGEMKSLATALEAYYVDNTAYPDDLILHSGGWPWYVPDCISTPVAYIASGKLRDLMRPIGIYGGMYPGDRYRYINYDCEVNGHYDNRYGANWPDLVGRESAKKGRWNYGKWRLSSCGPDGTAGPYAGLIYKGVTIPPQYVWDANALLYDPTNGTMSWGDVIRSQKEADHRTEYGSLTDMGVE
- the rpsU gene encoding 30S ribosomal protein S21 → MPEVKVMDNETIDKALRRFKKECEKQGLMQELKKREYYDKPSIRKKKKQIAALRKKQKRHYSSRFEA
- a CDS encoding glycosyltransferase family 39 protein, translating into MIWRKISIQIIHIIFIIILGISSFIWAIKAGERGFFPFDQSIVFDGGYRILSGQIPFKDFILPFGPTTLWIQAIFFKLFGINYFSYILNAAVINVLATLGSILILYFLFPKQKYLAYLCGIITLFWFQPPFGTPWFEQTAFFFAILSIITLLGSMLYNRWRKEYSSWGMFISGVSAFLSFLSKQNVGLSMFSVYLLFLLFPLKIGWKQKIKHTLFFLTGVLCGIVIFTFWLWRYADISIFMNYFFIIPLRLGISRLGNFKTDFFPPFDFAPKEHTFISLITFSSATYIISLHWYNLHRGKKYFTREIYAGLLGIGLLIAQYLFTHTTNNQPENGAPFIGIIAAIGIGLWLRISSSLQFRNILPQEFKRTGVTISIKLILGLILLWLVIQGISVGLNRNVHDVFTNSKFPHYCVEDKLSILRWGNPTHIYGRLLKEEDFVYLLNYLKQQNKSVFIFPDYTIIYGLLNLPSPQPVLWFHKDLTYSLSLKHNELDNWIVNDLKKNGVELVVLEDISWLGTNSRLDDFPYLKQYIIANFKLSNQIGMFYIFHKKV
- a CDS encoding adenine phosphoribosyltransferase; this translates as MNLVQYIRDLPDWPKPGIIFRDITPLLKDKTAFAAAINWISEPYLHQPVDLIVGIESRGFILASGVAYRLGVGFVPARKPGKLPWKTVTASYQLEYGTDSLQIHQDAIEPKQKVVIIDDVLATGGTLSATIELVNKLQGEIVEIVTLIELTFLQGRQKLGNYPYRSLIRY